From Pan troglodytes isolate AG18354 chromosome 1, NHGRI_mPanTro3-v2.0_pri, whole genome shotgun sequence:
GCATAATTTGCTACATCagttcacattttattataaaaattcacattgttttattgttttcttttgtaatgaaTTGGAACATGACATTCCTGCTTAATGGCAGGCAGGAGGCTACCTCTTCAAAGTCAGTAGTTCGGGAGCATTCAGAAGAATCATCTGTGAGCAAATGTAGTGTTTCCTTTTGAACCAAAGCCACAATGATAGTAGGATCCAGTTATAACCCAACTCATGCCCACATAGATTTGGATAGAACCTGGGTAAAAACTACATCCCATTGCCCCCTGCCCCTATCAAGCTATACAAAAGTAAAAGCTCAGTATAAACCATTAGTATCTAATGTGAGAATATTGTTTCCAAAACTGGTTCATAAAGGGGTTGTGCAGAAGTAGCAACTCAGGCAGGGAAAGGGCAGACCCTTTGAACAAAAGCCCACCCCTGTCCTCTCTGCCAAGGGGGCCATATGTCTCTACTAAGTGACGTTTGGGTTATATAATACACAATAcaaaacattacaagaaaaagtcgTAACTCTTAGGCAGAGTTTTCTACACAAATTTAACACCACCATTGGCAGGCAATGTtagatatataaattaataacttACAAAACATTACATTATATACATTAAGTAATAAATACACGGTTATAAACAGGAATGGAGGTGTTAGCGCAGAAGGCAGTGCAAGAGAAGGACGGCAGCATTACATTGAAAACAGCCTAACTGGGTGAAGAGAGGAGGTAGGGAACAGGGCCAGGGACTGTACAACTCCTGTGGGGGGCAGGGTCCAAGACACAGCAGGGCACACTGCTGAGTTCTATGCAGACTCTCATGGTGAACGACACCACTGCTCCTTTCTACCCCCtaatttgttcaattttattCTGTTTACAGCAAAAAGTTAAAAGTACTGTTGGAGGCAGGCAAACAGAGAGAAGTTTTAAGAGTGACTGTGGAGTTGGACTGGACAACAGGGGAAGGAAGTAAAATGTGGTTAGAAGTGTATCCTTTCTGTCTGTTTGCAAAAGTAACTGTAGTAAAGTGAAGTATATTGcccaagaaagaaggaagactattttctttcccttttccagaaAGAGTCAAAAAAGTTTGTCAACTTTGAAAGCTTATCTGTGTAGAAGTTGATACTAAACTCCAGGTATTCAACAGGCATTTTAAAGACatgaaaatgttttacaaaaaaGGCACACAGGTTGGCAGACAAAGGGACAAGTGAGAAGATTCATAAATGAAGTTATTAGTCAGTGAGTTCAGTCACTGTCGGGGATAAGTTCCCGAAACTTAGTGCAGAATGATCTCTCAGTTTTGTGTCTTCCATTTTCAAGCCATGTGTCTTGATCAGAATCGGCCCCCAGCAACAGCTTCAGCCCTCTCCACCAAGCTTGCCAGCAAGGCAAGTCAACCGTGGGATTTCCTGAGCTGCTATTTGCTTCCTGGTCTTGCTTTCTGACTCCAAACTCAAGTAACTGAAAGGCCAGGTGGCCCTTGTCCTGTGCAGGTCTTGGCCCCCATGGTGGGCTGGCCCTACCACATAGCTGGCATGCTCATCAAGGATAGAATGTTCATCTCCACAGGGAGAGGGGGATTATGTATCCACGGGGGACTTGTCTTCTGTTGCAATGTCTATGTCAGTCTCTCCCAGGGAATCTCTGTTTTCTGGATCAATCACACAAAGCGTCTTTGTGCTGCTGAAATAGCTgtgtccctctccctccttctcaggTCCTTCAGAATCTTCCTCATCGAGAGTCAGTTCAAACTGAAACTTTTCCATCAGACCCTGGCAGTCCCTGTTCTGCTCGTCCAGTGGTGGTGAGGGACTTTGAGGTATCATGCTCTGATACCAGTTCCTGTTATCTTCTAAGGTATCGAGAATGTCCTGAGCATCAGGCTGTACCAAATCTGCCCAGGTCTCCCACAATGGATGGACAATGTAGTCGATGAAACCAACCTGGAGAAAAATAAGATGACACATCTGTTATTGTGATGGTGCTTGAAAAGTAAACAAGGTGTCCTGGTTTCCATGCAAAGAAAGAACATTAATAACTTCAGAAAGATCAATCATAATGGATTCCATGATTTGGGCACTCACAATACAGTGGGTCTTACACTGAATGCAATCGATGTATTCTCTCTTAATCCTGGAAGGTAAGTATTGCTGTTTACTATTTACAAAGGCAGAAACTACGACTTATTGAGATTAAATATCTTGTCAGAGGTCACATAACTAGTGACTGGTGGAGCTGGGACTCAGTCCCAGCTtcatctgattccaaagcctgtgttCATCTCGCTACAGCAGACTGCATTTCCTTTTATGTGCGCCAGATAAGAAGTCTGGATGGAATCCTCATGATTTCCAGGGACCCAAAGACAAAGAATGACTTTGCCACTACTTGGATTCTGTGAGTCATTTTCTGAAGAAGGCAGGCCCAGGTCTAACGTGTTTTGActcaatattttttccttgttaactttaaaatatgttgcTATTCCAAAGTGATGAGGAGCTGGCTCCTGACTACTCTGGAATTTCTCAAGTTCTGTGGAATGCTTTTGGCTGGTAGCGGAGTTTGATGAAACACGTGAAAATACTTTGAGCCCTGAAAGAAACACATATCCCCTCGGTGGACATTCATGCAATTGTTTTGGATCTATAGAGCACGCAGTCATTTCCAACAGGtgaaagaagggaaaataaaaaacaattaagcAGTTCCTTTTGCTGATGTTCCTGTGATTAAATACCAGGCTTATGGCTCTGTTATGGTTTACTCAGGGGCTATGCATCCTGCATGAGCTAGCAGTGTGTCCTTACGCTGGCCTCCTCATTGTTGGACAAACAGGAAACACTGGGGGTGGGGACAAGTAGAGAGAAAGAACAGGCACTAGTTGAATGAGGGAAGGGAATTCCCCTGCCATGGTCTGGGGAGCTACAGAGATGCTGCATTGGGATTTAGGGGTAGATGGTCAAAGGGCACCCACCCATGGGACATTATATAGGTCTCTTTCCACACTACTGGAAACTTTCCTTTATTAACATGTTGGTAATTGGCCAGTCATTTAATACATCCAAGTTGTACTGTACACAAGAACTTTGGTCATATGTGACtctttcataaataaaaaaatatatatatatagtatgatgtgtatatatatatatatatgtatgatgtgtgtgtgtatatatatatgtatgatatatatatattttcttattcttcttctttCTGGTGCTTTCCTAGCTTTAAAAAGTAAGTTTCACAGCAAAGTCAGGGAATCTCTGATCTATACTGGTTATAAAAACTCAACCGTACATGATTCAGATATTTCTCTCATTTCCACCCActccttttccctcccttttACTTCTTTATGTGTGCTTAATGAATGTTAGAGACTATTTTCAAGGTGTTTTCCAGGGACCCAAAATAACACTCAAGGTAATGGAGAAAATTGAATAAGCTGAACACAGTGCAGTCATTTCCTTTCTTCGCTTGTTTTGCTTCTGGTAAGAAATGCTGAGAATGTTTTTGAAAGGTAGCTGCTAGTTATTTATTCCCTAGATCACAGGACGAGAGAGCTGTATGAATCCTGAGAGCACCCAGTAAAGAGCTTTACTGCTGGGCCAATCAGACAGTGTTCGGCAGAGCCCATTGGTGGGAAATACCAGAGTGGATAACGATGTCATGGCAACAGGAAGACCTGTCCCTAAGATGGAGAGTGAAGAGCTTTGGATGAGAGAGCTGCTGTAGTGGACCAAGAGGACAGCTTTGCACCTGACATGCTGGGGAAATATCTACTTTATCTATCTTGCAAGGCTGTTTGGGGGTCCAAGTAAGATGATAATGTATGGAAAATGTGTGAAATGCTCCACAGAACATCATATAAACATAAAACATCACTGCTGTTAATAAAAGGGTGTTATTCCCCCTTACTGATTCATATCTTTTTCCACTTAAGCCTTTGGGCTATTCGAATTAACCCTCATTAACAATGTTAACTTGCATTTTTACAGTATATTAGACTTCAGAGCACTTtcacagatttctttctttcttttttttttttttttttttttgagatagagtcttgctctgttgcccaggctggaatgcagtggcacaatctcagctcactgcaacgtccgcctcctgggttcaagcaattttcctgtctcagcttcccgagcagctgggactacaggcacacactaccatgctcgaccaattttttgtgtgtttttggtagagacagggtttcaccatgttggccaggctggttttgaactcctgacctcagatgatccgtccacctcagcctcccaaagtgctggattacaggcatgagccactgtgcccagccctttcaCAGATTTTTTAAACTCATTTAGTTGGGTTTCTCTaagaagcaacaaaataaaaattgcaaaggAACTGTACATTAATATTACAAGTATATGCAAATTTGGGGTATCCAGGTAGTAGGGAAAGAGgataaatactgaaaataaacaatccaaatgttttTGGGATAAAGATCTTGGACAGTCTATGAACTCATTctcaatctcagctactcggctCAGCCCATTCGTTTTCTTGAAAAATCTTTGTATGGATACTGATACTTTCCATTGCTGCATATTCTGCAGCTATTGGCATCTGGACATTTCTGTATTCACCCCTCCAGACTATTGTCCCCTGTCCTGAGCACACACAGAATGTGTTGCTTTGGACACAACCAGAAAATGTCAGCATGTTCTCAAAAGCATAGAAGCATCCTTGGGAGGGAACACAAGACAGGGCTTTGACTATGCAGTAAAAGAGACTGCCTCTGGTGATGGTCGCCGTGGGCTTGATTAAGGACAGAAGATGAAAACAGAGGGCTGGAAGCAAGGATGAGGAGGAGAGTTCTTGAATGAAGACAGAGCTAGGAGAAATCCAGAGGGTTGGGATGGAGGAGACACCGATGTTCATATTATTCAGCTGGATTTGCTAACATCAGAGACAACTATCTAAATGATTTAGGGACACATAGTCCAAATTTTGATGGGTTTCTGATGACTACTTTTCCCCACCCTGTGAAACTGAGTGTAACGGAGAAGTCGCATGAGTCCTGACTATAATGGAACAAAATGCGTAGTTGTCTCCTTAttgtttcatatatacatattctacTGGAAAAACGGAATTAAATAGAACCCTCCAGCTCTATAATCAGCAGAGCTCACAAAAACTTTGAAAATCTCATATTAGATACCTGGGATTTTTCCACAGAAGCTGTGTGTTTATCACACATCGGGCTAATTTCCATTCCCCTCTCCCGCTCTTTGTCTCCCTGCTGGAAAAATTCCTCCATGATGCGGTCTGTCCATTGCCGATACAATTCCAAGGACTTGGTGGGGTTGCTCAGGTCTGCACAGTGTACCATGTTGCGAAGGACCTGAAATCATCAAGTTTTGGAAATCTCATAAAATTAGGTGTAAATACTGCCGGAACATCTCATGCCTCTCATACTAGTACGCTTGGTACTAAACCTGAGAACATTTTAGTTGCATTATAATTATGACATAGGCAccgaaaaaaaatggaattacaaTGATGCTAGCCTGGGTCAGTTATTTACTTTTATAGAGTCCCAAAGGGGAAAATGTGTGTCTTCTTAGACCGACAGtcattgaatttaaaaattggaaggaaCGTTAGAGGTCAGATGCTGCTATCATTTCCTTTTCTCAGTTTGGAAAGAATGCAAAGAATTACTCAAAGTAGATAACTTCATATTTTCCACTTGTGGAAAGAGGAGAACAGCTGATGGCAATTTGTATATCCAAAACAGACCTAACAAACTTCAAGTCAATGGGATTTAAATCCAAACACAAGCTTTTGGAACCAACAGTCACGTATGCCCTATTACAAATAGATTTTgcaatttatttatataactaaTAAGCAGTTCCACAAATAGAGATTATTTTTCCTCATAAATTAGAAGATAAACTTGAATGTCCATTTTCCTTAGCTTGTTCTTAAAATAAGCCCTAAGCTATAGGAGTAGCCTAGGATATACCAATAACtgaatttatctttgttttctttttctaattgttgTTCAGCTTAGTTTGGTTTGATTTTGTGTTAAATCAAAGACTTTCATCAAATACCTGAATGCGATCAGTATAGTTGTCTAGGAGAAGAACGCCTGAACTTGTAACTTTCTTCGTTTCTACCATTGTCTTCAGGTCTGCCAGCAGGCTCATATGTTTAGACATATCAGTTGCTAACACCTTgggtaaaaagaaaatgaaaactcttaataaattcaGTCTATCAGAGAGAATGGCAGTAAGTGAGGAACGTAGAGAGGCTAAAGTCTTACCATGTCAATAACCATCTTCCTGAGTGTCTGACGCTGCTTCTTGGTGAGATTCATGAAGATGTCACAGTGTTCTTCTTGCAGCAGTTTGAAACCCACAGCAAGGTGATGATTTTCCAACACAGATTCATCATTATACATCAAAGCAAGTTCTGAATCTAATAAATCAGACCAAATGATGACTTAATTAAAAAGGGATATGATTTGAATGTTGGCATTATCTCAAAGTGAAATCAGACCTAGTTCTCTCCAAATTATTTCAAGAACCACCAGCTACATGTCATTTCCTCTTAGAGAAGCAGTGGCCCTCTACAAACAGAAGTAAGTCATCAGTTTCTAAGCAAAAAATGCTTCTACTGGTGTATAAGCTTTCCCTGTGATTAAaattcattgtattttaaaatccttttactCCTTCTATATCTCAGATGAAGAATTTAATATTAGGTAAGGGCATTCCTGAGCAGCTAAATCCTATTTTTATGTATCTTCAAAAATTTTGTACTTTGGAAAAGAACAACATGAAAGTACCACTAAACTTTATGAATTGTATTGAGACTTTCAAGctatattcacattttatattcTCCCTAATCTCTGGCAATTGTGAATTTTGGATGGTTAAAGATAATGCTTGATGTAAAACTTCATTTTACCCAAATAATGTCACTTTTTAGAGCTTTCTATTAATATGATACTAAACATTACTACTTTTTGGGAACAATTCTGATGTcaaattttctgtcttttggcTCTCTCCACCAGAAATTGCAATATCTGGAAACCTAAGCTGCAGCTTCCAGCCTGCCTTTTATATTGAAGAATCACAGGCATCTTTTGTTAGACAGAAGTCTGCTTGAGAATATGGTCATCAGACTTATGAAACCACATTTTCTCTTAATCAAGAATACCAGACAAGTGGTGGTAATGAGTTACTTAATTACAGGTTCTGTTACACATATATCATTGCTTTAACAGTGTGCTCTTAGTTACAACCTCCAATGAGTACTCTTGTTTTGTTCATCCTGTGATCAAGGCCACAGATCTACAAGCAGGCTTTATATGTTGCAGTGCTATAGGTGACTGTGGTAGATAGACCATTTTTCTGTGTGAGGCTAACTGGCCTATATATGATTCATGACACCACATTCTACCAACTGATACAATCCATGCAGACATGTAGCTGCCCCAGCATTTTGTTTGTTCAACAGAAGAATGAAGTAAAAGGACCCAGTGTACTCCAAACCTAGGTCATTCAGATATTCTTCGGATAAAGGTCAAGGACTGATGATCAGGACTCTTTTACAGCAAGTAGCTCAAAAAGCATTTCTAGAAAACTGTCAGTACTTGATGTTATTCATGACTACAATAACCAATATTCTCAAAGTACTTAGATTTCCAGCACTTAGAGATAGTACATTATTTGAGAAAATGAATGGATTTTCAAAGGTATGAAAACTAAACATTTTAAGCATGACAAAAGCTTTGAGTATGGCTTGGAATCCTAAGGCTAGACCACCCCTGGTCAC
This genomic window contains:
- the PDE4B gene encoding 3',5'-cyclic-AMP phosphodiesterase 4B isoform X6, with protein sequence METLEELDWCLDQLETIQTYRSVSEMASNKFKRMLNRELTHLSEMSRSGNQVSEYISNTFLDKQNDVEIPSPTQKDREKKKKQQLMTQISGVKKLMHSSSLNNTSISRFGVNTENEDHLAKELEDLNKWGLNIFNVAGYSHNRPLTCITYAIFQERDLLKTFRISSDTFITYMMTLEDHYHSDVAYHNSLHAADVAQSTHVLLSTPALDAVFTDLEILAAIFAAAIHDVDHPGVSNQFLINTNSELALMYNDESVLENHHLAVGFKLLQEEHCDIFMNLTKKQRQTLRKMVIDMVLATDMSKHMSLLADLKTMVETKKVTSSGVLLLDNYTDRIQVLRNMVHCADLSNPTKSLELYRQWTDRIMEEFFQQGDKERERGMEISPMCDKHTASVEKSQVGFIDYIVHPLWETWADLVQPDAQDILDTLEDNRNWYQSMIPQSPSPPLDEQNRDCQGLMEKFQFELTLDEEDSEGPEKEGEGHSYFSSTKTLCVIDPENRDSLGETDIDIATEDKSPVDT
- the PDE4B gene encoding 3',5'-cyclic-AMP phosphodiesterase 4B isoform X7, with product MPEANYLLSVSWGYIKFKRMLNRELTHLSEMSRSGNQVSEYISNTFLDKQNDVEIPSPTQKDREKKKKQQLMTQISGVKKLMHSSSLNNTSISRFGVNTENEDHLAKELEDLNKWGLNIFNVAGYSHNRPLTCITYAIFQERDLLKTFRISSDTFITYMMTLEDHYHSDVAYHNSLHAADVAQSTHVLLSTPALDAVFTDLEILAAIFAAAIHDVDHPGVSNQFLINTNSELALMYNDESVLENHHLAVGFKLLQEEHCDIFMNLTKKQRQTLRKMVIDMVLATDMSKHMSLLADLKTMVETKKVTSSGVLLLDNYTDRIQVLRNMVHCADLSNPTKSLELYRQWTDRIMEEFFQQGDKERERGMEISPMCDKHTASVEKSQVGFIDYIVHPLWETWADLVQPDAQDILDTLEDNRNWYQSMIPQSPSPPLDEQNRDCQGLMEKFQFELTLDEEDSEGPEKEGEGHSYFSSTKTLCVIDPENRDSLGETDIDIATEDKSPVDT
- the PDE4B gene encoding 3',5'-cyclic-AMP phosphodiesterase 4B isoform X5 encodes the protein MVHLTKESYQKLAMETLEELDWCLDQLETIQTYRSVSEMASNKFKRMLNRELTHLSEMSRSGNQVSEYISNTFLDKQNDVEIPSPTQKDREKKKKQQLMTQISGVKKLMHSSSLNNTSISRFGVNTENEDHLAKELEDLNKWGLNIFNVAGYSHNRPLTCITYAIFQERDLLKTFRISSDTFITYMMTLEDHYHSDVAYHNSLHAADVAQSTHVLLSTPALDAVFTDLEILAAIFAAAIHDVDHPGVSNQFLINTNSELALMYNDESVLENHHLAVGFKLLQEEHCDIFMNLTKKQRQTLRKMVIDMVLATDMSKHMSLLADLKTMVETKKVTSSGVLLLDNYTDRIQVLRNMVHCADLSNPTKSLELYRQWTDRIMEEFFQQGDKERERGMEISPMCDKHTASVEKSQVGFIDYIVHPLWETWADLVQPDAQDILDTLEDNRNWYQSMIPQSPSPPLDEQNRDCQGLMEKFQFELTLDEEDSEGPEKEGEGHSYFSSTKTLCVIDPENRDSLGETDIDIATEDKSPVDT
- the PDE4B gene encoding 3',5'-cyclic-AMP phosphodiesterase 4B isoform X4 → MPLTCAEESYQKLAMETLEELDWCLDQLETIQTYRSVSEMASNKFKRMLNRELTHLSEMSRSGNQVSEYISNTFLDKQNDVEIPSPTQKDREKKKKQQLMTQISGVKKLMHSSSLNNTSISRFGVNTENEDHLAKELEDLNKWGLNIFNVAGYSHNRPLTCITYAIFQERDLLKTFRISSDTFITYMMTLEDHYHSDVAYHNSLHAADVAQSTHVLLSTPALDAVFTDLEILAAIFAAAIHDVDHPGVSNQFLINTNSELALMYNDESVLENHHLAVGFKLLQEEHCDIFMNLTKKQRQTLRKMVIDMVLATDMSKHMSLLADLKTMVETKKVTSSGVLLLDNYTDRIQVLRNMVHCADLSNPTKSLELYRQWTDRIMEEFFQQGDKERERGMEISPMCDKHTASVEKSQVGFIDYIVHPLWETWADLVQPDAQDILDTLEDNRNWYQSMIPQSPSPPLDEQNRDCQGLMEKFQFELTLDEEDSEGPEKEGEGHSYFSSTKTLCVIDPENRDSLGETDIDIATEDKSPVDT